AATCGACTGTCAAAAACCCAAGATGGATTGAAAGAAGTATTGCCACCTGGTGCTGATATGCTAATCGCCGATTCAACCAACGAACGATCCATTGGTTTCGAAAAATCTATAATGATAGGAGAGTCAATTGGAACTTGGGTGGCTTCTGAAGAAGGATTAACAAAAAGTATCTTAGGATAAACAAAACCGTCCTCAATTCTTGCTCCCAGTAAACCTAATATATCTCCTTCATTTGGGATTTTACTACATCCCAAAAAAAGGAGAACAAAGCTGAAAACAAAAATGATTGTTGTTTTCATTATTTTCTTTTTGCTTTTTTCGTTAATTCGGGAGTTGGTTCATTTGACTCCGCTACATTACTTAAACCAGCGTTACGATATATCTCGTTAAGATCTCTTTTAATTTTGTCAGATCTTTTTGCGATTTCAATCCCATGAGAATATTGAATCAAGGCATCTTTCACATTTCCTTCTTGCTCAAACAACTTTCCAAGGTAATAATGTGCGTCTATTTGATTATCATCTAACTGTATAGCTTGTGATAATTTTTGTTTAGCATCATCTCGTTTGGATGAATCCAACATATATATTTTCCCAAGCCAGGTAAGAGAAGATGCGTTACCAGGGAAGTCATCGAGTATGTCTTGAAATGTTTCAGTTGCATTCTCGTGTTTTCCAAGATAATATTCTGTTTTCCCTTTCATTAACCTGGCGGAAACAAAACTGCTATCAGCTTTTACAGCATTTGAAAATTCTACTAATGCCTTTTCCAAACTCTTCTTTGCATAAAAATCAACGCCTTTTGCATATGAAGAAACTGCATCCTCGCGGTTTTTGCAGTTTAACACCAAAAACAATAAAGCAAAAAGTAACAGATATTTTTTATTACTCATCAGGGAATTATTGTGACCTTATTTCTTTCTTTAATTTTAGCTAAAATAACCTTTGCTTCTTCTGCTCTATTTTTTGCAGATAACTCTAGCTTTCTCCAATAAATAAATTCTTTCAGAACTAATTTCTCGGACTCAGAGAGGTTTTCTTTTTTTAAAATTCCTGCTTCCTTCAATTTTGCGACTATTTCAGTTTCGTTTGCAACTTCATCTGAAACTTTTAACCCACCAGTTTTCTCAAATATATAAAAATCTAATATACCTTTTACTAAATAAGGCTTTATATATTCTTTAAAAGACTGACTGGAAAAATCAATATCAGCAATAGCTTCCGATAATAAAATAGACTCATTGATATAATTTTCAAGATAGAGCCTTGCTTCCTCTGGATTAAAAAGAGGGGGTTTTTTTTCAAAATAAAGACGCAAGTGTCGAACATACTCTTTATATGCTTCCTTTGAAAACTTTTTATCTCCTATCAAAAACAAAGCTGGTTCACCAATTCTTTCATCAAGAATGTGCTCGGCAACACCTTGTATATTCTTGCTGCCTTTACAAGAATATACAGCCATCAAAAACAAAAGAAGAGATAAAAAAATTCTTAATTTCATTTACTCAGCTCTGAAATTCTAACTTTTGCATCTTGAACTGGTTGTTTCATCTCAGGGGATGCAATTTTAATAAAAATTTCAAAGGATTCGATCGCTTTCTTTTTATCTCCCTTTCTCATATACATTAATGCTAAATTATATCTAGCCTCGGGGAAATTTGGGTTATTCTCAGTTGCTGTTTTATAATATTCCAATGCTTTTGAGACATTCTCTTTTTTCTGATACAAAACTCCCAAATTATAGTGTGCCCTAAAAAAGTCCGGATCAATTTCCAATGACTTTTTAAAAAATAACTCAGCTTTTTCCTCATCCTTTAACAACAGATAAGTAAAACCAATATTATTCGGGTATTCAGGTGACAAAGGATCTTTGTCATGCGCTGATTCAAACTTTTTTCTAGCATCAAGTACTTCACTCTTTTGTAGTAAACCAATTCCCTCAGAGTTTAGTTTCGCTGCCTCAGATACATCCTTCAATTTACCTTCCTCGCTTTGTGCGCACACACTAGTGAATGACAACACGATCAAAGAAACAAGAACAAGCGTTATAACTTTCAAATTCTTTACCTTTTCCATTTTGGCCACGCTAACCTATTCATCGTATTACGAAAGTATTAATCTTTAATTTTATTTGACATTAAGAAATATAATTACAACTTAACCCAAAATGAAACGCTTCAAGCTCCCTCTTAATAGAAGACACCTAATTTTTGCTACATTAGGTATCGCTGCAACTTTAGTTATACTCATACTTTATGTCACTTACAACCGAGCAAAGTGTACATCCGGCGATTGTGATACTGGTTTTGGAGTTTTAGAGTTAAAAGATGGAACTTATTATGCTGGTGGCTTCCTAAACCATAGATTTCACGATTACGGAATTCTGAAACATATTAGTGGTGAAAAATATGAGGGATACTGGCATAGAGGGGAAAAAAGTGGGAAAGGCAAAATCTATTATGCTGATGGCGCTTTTTACGAAGGCAACTTCAGAAGAAATATAAAACATGGTGAAGGATATTATGTCTGGTCCGATGGAACAAAAATAGCAGGTTTTTTTGTTGATGGAGAACCACAGGGTAAGTGTACGTTAACTCTACCTAATAAATTAACTTTAATCGGAGAATACAACCGAGGGATTGTAATCAACGGAGAAGGAATTTACATTTACGATGACCAATCACGTTATATTGGGAATTGGAAAAATGGGAAAAGAAACGGCAAAGGAACCTTACTTTCTCCCACTGGTGAAATAGTAAACTCTGGGACCTGGAAAAATGACGCCTTTCAAGGAAATTAGTTTTTTTTAGATTTTGATTCAAAGTTTAAATGTTCTTTTTCCATTAGTCTTTAAATGAAAAATTTAGCATTCTCTTTTAGGTTGCAAACTGAAAATACGGCAAACTTGCCTCTGGTTCGCGTATTCTTTGTTTGACGAGGAAGGTTTTAATTTTTCCTTTCCCTTTCACTTCAATTTCTCCCCGGTCTTCCAATACAAAGTCGGATTGAATCAGGTTTGCAGTAGATTCTGTAATTTGAATTTCATTTGGTAGACCATGTGATTCCATACGCGACGCAAGGTTTACAGCATCGCCCCAAATATCGTAAATAAATTTTTTGGTCCCAATGACTCCTGCCACCACTGGACCTGTATTGATACCAATACGCATACTGAGTCTAGATCCACTTTTACCAAGTTTTAATCTCGACAATAAAGATTTCATATCCCAAGCCATGTGAGTCGCAAGTAAAGAATGATACGGGTCAGGTGCTGGTAAACCTGCCACTGCCATATAAGCATCACCAATAGTTTTAATTTTTTCCAAACGATACTTTTCAGCTAATACATCGAAATAAGAAAAAATTTCATTTAGGATGCGAACCACTGCTTCAGGTTTCATACCAGAGGAAATTTGTGTAAAGCCAACTATATCGGCAAACAATACAGATACTTCTGGATAACTATTTGCAATTAAACCTTGTTTTTCTTTCAACTCTTCTGCAATTGCCTTAGGAAGAACATTTAACAAAAGTTTTTCAGCGCGTTCTTGTTCATTTCGTACTTTTTCATAGGCATTGGCAATTTCAATTCGAGAGTCTTCATTTTCTTTTAGAGTAGTACGCACCTTTCCCAAAACTAAGTTGTATCTCTCTGCAATTTGTCCCACTTCCGTAAAAGGTTCTACAGGTACATCGAGTGCTAAATCACCCGTTTTATGTTGATAATCCATAGATAAAAATAGATCAATCAATTCGGTTGTTGCCTTATGTTCTGAAATATTCAATCCTATTCTTTCTTCAGTTTCATCAACTCGTAAACGATAAATACGGTTGATACCGTTAAAAATGATAAAAGCCACAACAAATGCAAATAGACCTATAACAACAGCTCCAAAAAGTTGGATTAGAATCAAATCCCCTCTTCCATTGGTCGCACCCAGTTTTTCAATATCTCCAAAAATCCCTACGGCAATGGTACCCCACAGCCCTCCCACTAAATGGACAGGAACGGCGCCCACAGCGTCATCGATCTTCCATCTTTCTAATATTTTCTCTGCAGGGATAGTGAGCCCACCGGATATCATTCCAATGATGGCTGCTTGCGCAGGCTCTACACAGTCAGCACTGGCAGTAATCGCAACAAGTCCCGCCAAAGATCCGTTTAATGGTGAAATTGCCTCGGGGTATCCTTTTACAAACCAAGTTAAAAATAATGCTACCATCATTGAAAAACCAGAGGCAATAATTGTATTTAGAATAACAATTGGTACAGATCCATTAAATGCTAGCGTACTTCCTCCGTTAAATCCCATCCAACCAAACCACAGAATAATACCACCTAACATCGCAAGAGGCAAGTTACTGCCAGTCACTGATTTAGAAGGTTCCCCCTCAGTAAATCTGCCAAGCCTTGGACCAACAACTAGAAGGAGCGCTAAAGAAACCCAACCTCCGACACTATGAACTTGAGTAGAACCGGCAAAGTCATGGAATCCAAGTTTCTCTAACCAACCTCTCGAAGTCTCAATGAATGTGCCTCCCCAAACCCAGTGACCTACAATGGGATAAATGATTCCTGAAATAAGAGCTGTTGCCAAAAGATAGGAAGGAAATTTTAATCGTTCTGCCACTGCACCAGAAACGATAGTAGATGCCGTTCCACAAAACATAAGTTGAAACAAAAAGAAAGTGGGAGGCCAGGCATTGTCTTTGGGGAAAGTCGGTAAAAATAAATTTGTTCCTAAAATTCCATAGAAGGAAGAACCAAACATAATACCAAATCCAAACAAATAGAATAAAAGTGTCGCAACACCAAAATCGGCGATGTTTTTAATTGCTACGTTAATCGAATTTTTTGCCCGAGTTAAACCAGACTCTAAAACTAAAAACCCACCTTGCATCATCAGCACAAGACCCGAACAAACGAGTACCCATAAAATATCTAATAGATTCTTTTGAACCGACATCCCTACCCTCAAAACTAAATTGATCCTGGTTAAATTACCTATTTCAATTGGATTCTAAGTGATAGTTACTTATATTTTCAGATCGGCAAGCCGAATTCTATGCTCAATCACCTAACAATAATTTTAATGAATTAACAAGACGTACAGAAGATACATGAATTGTTCATAATATGGGCAACTTGCTTCAACTTTAGTCCCTGCGCCACCGATCGCAGCGAAAATCCTTTCCTGAAAGGAAAGATTGTAGCGTAGAGCGGGATCGTTATGAGAACAAATTTACATCACCAAACTAATTCGAGGCGCCAAACAAAAAAAGAAAAACTATCTTTTTGGTTTATAATTTCTGAATATACGAAGGCGTTCTTTATAAAAAACATAAACGAGTTCTAATGAAATAATGGGAAATACAAAGGCACCGCCTAATGCAGCGAAAACATTTTTAATTTCTTCATGGATATGATTCTAAATCCCTGCTACATTATAAATCGCATCTTCTTATTTCTTATCCGATACTTAAAAACTTCGATCATCCGAATCTTCTACGAAATTGGTAAGATGAATAGACAAGGTTGCTTTAAATAATAAGCATTAAAAAATGTAAAAAACATGAAATTAACTGTAAAGGTAAAACCGAATAACAAAAAACCAGGATTAGAATTTATATCTGAAACAGATTGTATCGCGCGAATAAAATCTCCACCTGTAGATGGGCAGGCGAATGAGGAACTGATTTTATTACTTTCCAAACACTTTCATGTTCCAAAAAAAAATATAACGATTCTCTCTGGACTTTCATCCAAAACAAAGTTGGTTTCAGTTCTTCCAAAAGACCTAGGTTGATCATAAGATTCGAACCAGATTCATTTAATTTTAAGTTCACAGATTCTAATCCAAATCTTAAATTTGTAAATTAAGAGTTCTTTCTGCACTCATGGTATTTTTAGAATGAAAAAACCCAATATTCTTCTGGAAACGAAAAACCTTGGGAAAACGTACCAAGTAGGGGAAGTCCCTTTGGTGGCTCTCCATTCCGTTAATCTTAAATTCAATCAGGGGGAACTAACAGTAATGTTAGGTGCTTCCGGATCAGGGAAATCGACACTCCTAAATATCTTAGGGGGACTAGACACAGCAACTACTGGCGAAGTATTATTTCATGGGAAAACATTAGCATTAGAAAATGATGAAGGATTAACTAAATACCGAAGAAACCATGTAGGATTTGTATTTCAATTCTATAATTTAATTCCAAGCCTCACAGCGGAAGAAAACGTGCGTTTGGTGACAGATCTCTCAGATAAATCCATGGCACCTCTCGAAGCCCTTACGTTAGTTAAATTAGCGGATAGAAAAAACCATTTCCCTGCTCAACTTTCGGGAGGTGAACAACAGCGAGTTGCCATCGCAAGAGCCATCGCAAAAAGGCCAGAGTTACTTCTTTGCGATGAACCTACAGGCGCATTAGATTTTAAAACCGGTAGAATTGTTTTAGAAGCAATTACAGGGATCAATCAAAACTTAGGAACGACTACTGTTGTCATTACACATAATGAGTCCATTGCACAAATTGCTGACCGTATTATTTTAGTAAAAGATGGAACGATTGTTTCCGACTCAGTAAATCATCATAAAAAACCTGTATCTGAGGTTAGCTGGTGATCGGCAAAACCTTAAATATAAAATTACTTCGAGACTTAAAATCCATGTCGATTCAGGGATTAACCGTTGGTCTTGTCATCGCAGCCGGAATCAGTTATTTTTCTGCCTCCTGGGCTGCCTATTTTTCGCTGATGGATGCAAAATTAAATTTTTATAGCAAACATAACTTATGCGAAGGTTTTGTTTATTTAAACCGTGCACCAACTTACATTGAAACTAAAATAGCGGAACTACAGGGTATTTCAGACTTTGAAACAAGAATCTCGAAAGAAATTGTTTTAGATTTTCCAAATGAAGTATATCCTTCCGCAGCTCAGTTGATATCGTTGCCAGAACATACAAACACCTTATATTTAAAAAAAGGTTTTTTACCAAAACAAAATCAAGATGTAGTCATAAGTGAAAACTTTGCCAACGCCAATCAATTAGAGCCAGGATCTATTTTATCATCAATCATTGGTGGCAAACGTGTATTCTTGCATGTAACAGGCGTTGGTTTGTCTCCGGAATTTGTTTATGTATTCCGACCCGGGAACCCAATGCCTGACGACAAACACTACGGTATTATTTGGATGAAACGAGAAGCAATGGAAGCAAATTTTAACTTCGAAGGTGCATTCAATCAAATTATTTTTCATTTTGCTTCAGAAGGGCAAGAGAGGTTACGAATGATGCGTGATCTCGACGCATTATTAGATGAGTTTGGTGGAATGGGATCGAAAGAGAGAAAATCTTTACCTTCTGATTCTTTTTTGAATGATGAGTTTAGGCAACTAAGGACCACTGCTGTTTTTTTACCTGGAATTTTTTTAGCCATAGCAGCGTTTTTATTGCATATTATTTCTAATCGAATGATTTCAAAAGAAAGAGAGCAAATTGCAACCTTACGAGCGCTTGGTTATACTTCCAGAGACGTTGCTATTCATTATCTAAAACTTATTAGTTTTATCACTGCCATCAGTAGTGTTCTGGGTGTCATTGTTGGATATTTTTTAGGTAATGCAATGACAGACTTGTATGGCAGATTCTATAAATTTCCACAATTGGTTTCAATCTTTCCGGCGTCACTTGCACTGTTTAGCTTTAGTTTTGGAATCCTCATTGGAGGACTCGGTACAGTCATATCATTGCGGAGCATCATTCAATTAGATCCGGCACAAGCTATGCGCCCTGCTCCCCCTGGCACTTATACAATTTCTTTTTGGGAAACCTGGATTACCAATCTTAGAACGATACAAAGAATGGTTCTAAGGAATCTTTTCAAACGTCCTACACGAACTGCACTTACAATCCTAGGATTGTCTACTTCGATCATGATTATGATCATTGGAAATTTTATACAAGACACCGTAGGTACTTTGTTAGATCTTCAATTTAATACGATTCAAAGAGAAACACTCACACTCGTTTTTAGAATTCCTGTTGAAGATTCTATATTATTTGAATTAAAAGAGAAAAAGGGAGTTTTTTTAGCAGAAGGACAACGATCCATTCCCATTAAAATTTCTAAGAACCGGAAATCCAAAGACACAATTTTAACAGGAATTTCAGAAGGTTCTGGTTTAAGAAGAATCTTAAACCACGATTTACATCCAATCGATATACCCGTTTATGGAATTATGATGAATACCGATTTAGCAACTAGAATGGGAATTCAAAAAGGGGAATCCATTATTATTGAAACTCTTGATGGAGAAAAAAGAAAAATAGAAGTTACAGTTTCTGCATTTGCTAATGAAATTTTAGGCCAGGGAGTTTTTATCAATCGTAATAATCTAAATCGAATGTTAGATGAAGGGAGTTTGATAAATCTCGCACTTTTAAAAACGGACCCTTTAGAAGATAAAAATTTAATTGAAGAATTTAAAGACAATCCTCTAGTCATTGGTTTATTTTCCAAATCTGCCATTCTTACAGGATTTAAAGAAGTTATGCAGAGATCCCTTCAGTCAACATCCATTGTGATTTTAATATTTACAATTATCATTTCAATTGGCGTCATCTACAATACCGCAATGATCACTTTATCTGAACGTATATATGAATTAGGTAGTTTAAGAATCCTTGGATTTAGTTTAAAGGAAGTTTTTGAGATTATTGCCTGGGAACTAACTTGGCAAATACTCATTGCCATTCCTATTGGATGTTTATTAGGAAATAAAGTTGCTAATCTAATACTAAATGTCAACGAAACAGAAGGATTTAAAATTCCAGTTGTCATTTACCCTTCTACTTATTACTATTCAATCCTTCTGGCAGTATTCACTGCAGGAATCAGTTTTATCATAGTATATCAAAAATTAAAAACAATGGACTTATTAAGCGTACTCAAGGTGAGAGAATGATATGACAAAAGAAAATATCTTAGAGTTTATTAAAACAAAAAATGCAAAAGTTACAATAGGTGTAATTTTGTTTTTCGGTTTTACCTTTTTAATTTTAAAAAAAGATCCAAAACCAGTGGAAATAGCCATTACCAAACAAGATGTTTATAAACAAATTTTGTCTGTTCAAGGTAAAACAAAAGTCAAAGAACTTTACACTGCATATGCTCCAGTAAATGGCGTGATGCGTAGAGTAGAATTACACGCTGGAGACAAAGTTTCTAAAGGTATGACACTTCTTACTGTAGATTGGGACATCGTGAAAACTGTAAAAGCAAGTTCCAATGGTCAAATTCTAAAAGTATACCGAGAAAGTGCAGGGCCTGTTACTATGGGTGAACGCATATTAGACTATGGCGATGTATCAAAAATTGCTGTATCTGCATTTGTTTTATCTGAGGATATGCCTGACTTAGATTTAAAAGATAAAGTCTTACTCACTGGATTTGGAGAACATATATTGGAAGGACAAGTTTCTATTATTGAACCTTCTGCTATCACTAAAATATCATCACTTGGTGTAGAAGAACAACGTGTTCCTATATTGATTGAATTTATTCCCCCTCCAGGAATTGGCGATGGTTACGAATTAGAATGCAAAATTGTATTATTTGAAAAACCAAATGCCATAATAATTCCAACATCTGCTTTATTTCGAGAAGATGGGAAATGGGCAGTGTTTACTGTTGAGAAGAAAAAAGCAAAATTACGTTTTGTAGAAGTAGAACATCAAAGTGAGGGTGTTAGTATGATAAAGAATGGGCTTTCTGTTGGAGAATCCGTCATATTATATCCAGGTGATACAGTTGTGAATGGAACAAAAGTTATACCCGAATAAGTACGCTTGATTCCTTTGGTAAGGTGAAATAAAACTTGGATCCATTACCTATTTCACTATTAACCCAAATTGATCCTCCATGTTTTTCAATAAACTCTTTACATAAAATTAAACCTAAAGCAGTTCCTCTTTCACCTAATGTGCCGGGCATACTGGTTTGTTTTGCGTCGATACGAAACAATTTATTCTGAATTTCTTCTGAAATACCAGTTCCAGTATCTGCTATACAAATTTCTAAATCATCACCTAGCGATTTCGAAAAGATCTGAATTTCACCTCCAACGTGGGAGTATTTTATGGCATTAGAAATTAAGTTTCGAAGAACCGTTTCTACCATCTTTTCATCAGCATAAACTTTTGAATTTGAATCCACGAAGTTCTTCACAATTATAGATTTGTTTTGGATCGAAAAAGATATAGAAGCAATGGCAGATTCGATGGAATGATACAATGATATTTCTTCTGGAAAAAACGCCATCTCTCCTGTTTGTGATCTGGCCCAAGTGAGAAGATTTTCCAAAAGTACATATATTTCACCAGAAGACTGAAAAAGTATACTCAGATCATTTTTAGTACGTTTTATGGGTCGCGTATCTAAGTCCTCTAAAATCATACCGGCAAAAGTATTCATACCTCCAATTGGACCTTTCAAATCATGTGCAATAATTGAGAAGAATTTATCTTTAGTGTGATTTAATAACTGCAATTCGGAATAAAATTTATCTTTTTGGATTTCAGCATTTTTCCTTTTATCTATATTTCTAGAAACTCCTAATATATTAATAGTGCCATTAGGGTTCCATTGAAACACAGTATTGGCTTCTATCCATATTGTGGACCCATCCTTACAATATTGTTCCACTTCGTCACTGAATGGCTTTTTTTCTCCAGTAACTTTGAATTCTTGAATTCGATCAGGTAAAATTTCCAAAATGTATTTTAATGAACTTGGTGTAAAAGAGTCTTTTAAAGAATTGCGGATGGTTTCTTCAGAAGTAAAACCGGTAATATTTAAAACCGATTGACTAACATATGAATATTTTTGTTCATCATAATTTAAAACCCAAATAACATCTGTGGTGTTTTCGGCTAATAATCGATACTTTTGTTCACTCTCTTCTTGGCTTTTGATAAAAATATCTATACACATCATTAAGAAACCGAATGTCATCATAACTGAAGTTATATAAAAAAACAAATAAGTGAAATCTTGAATGGGTCCTTTTCCGAAGGCTACTTGCGATATAGATACATCGGCAACTGTGTAATAAACAAATCGAAAGAATAAAATTATCCCACAAGATAAGTAAAAGATAGCAGTAAAACGACTGGATAATCGGGATTTTTGATTTGCATATAAAATGTTTTTACCAGAAGATAAAAGTTGTGAACTGGCTGCCAATGATATCAAAGATATTCTATACTTTGGCGCAATATCGGAAAATTGGTGCATCACAAGCAAAATAAAAACAACCGCAACTAAAAAAACTCCTGAATTCCACATTTGTTTTCTATCAAACATAGATAAAATTATATTATTATAATATACTAATGACAAAAGAATAAGCGAATTCCCGGCACTAATTGAGATCCAATCAGGAATAACTCCTCTTAAAGCTCCCAGAACAATCCAACCTAAGGCTTGTAATAAAGTGGCAACTGACCAATCTTTAACGAAGCTGAGCTTTTGAAAATAACCCCTTGCCGCAAACCAAAGTCCTCCTGACATTAATAAACATCCAATGATGTTGATAAATACGACTGTTCGGGGATCAATGTTCATTTTGATTAGGGAAATCCGAGAATCCTGTTAAATAGTTTTTTTGGATGTAATTTAATCAACTACAAATGGTAATTTGTTAAAGAATTTTACTAGGAAGAAATTATCCCAAAACTATAATTAGGTGGCGAACTCTCAAATACCCTGGTCTTCCTCCTGAAAGATCGCGTGATTTTTTCAATATAGAAAATAGGTGCACTGGCGTGACCCATTAGGTTTTTGAAAGTTGGTCCAAAAGGAAAGACAAAGAGCTTTCAAATTCTTTCTGATTCATACGAATCTTTGTTTCTTTACTTTTGTTTTTGGACAATATCGTTGTGGAGGACAAGGCATTCCCGTGCACAAAATCAATTAATACGTTCAAAGTTTTATCGGGATCAGAATTCGGATAGGATCGCATAAGAAAAAAAAGAAGTTTTTGGTTCAGCGACACAACAGAGGGAAATGCTTCATAAGAATTTTTAATTAAATATAAGGACATACCTGGATATTCGACAAATAAACTCCAATAGTCGATTAAAACTCTCTTAATATTTGTCTTTGGATTTCGATCGGAGACTAAAATATCATCATGAAATCGTTGGAATATTTGTTCCACCATTGCCTTAGTTAGTTCCGCCTTATTATCAAAATAATGGTAAATTGCCATTGGGTCTAAATTTAATTTCGCTGCTAATTTACGCATACTAAAGGATTCGTACCCTTCTTTTTCACAAATTTTCAAAGCAGTTTGTATAATTTTTTCTTTCATTTTAATAAGCACAATTCTACGCTGTAGAATATTGAATTCTACAGCGTAGAGTAAGATTGTTTTATGATAAAATACAGAGCATTTATTGCAAGCAGTTTAGACGGATTTATTGCCAGAACGAATGGATCCATTGACTGGCTAATATCAGAAAACTATAAGATCGAAAATAATGATTTAGGTTATTCTTCATTTATGAAAAATATCGATTGTATAGTAATGGGCAGAGTTACATTTGAAACGGTATTGAGTTTTGAATCCTATCCATTTGCAGATA
The genomic region above belongs to Leptospira montravelensis and contains:
- a CDS encoding tetratricopeptide repeat protein, encoding MSNKKYLLLFALLFLVLNCKNREDAVSSYAKGVDFYAKKSLEKALVEFSNAVKADSSFVSARLMKGKTEYYLGKHENATETFQDILDDFPGNASSLTWLGKIYMLDSSKRDDAKQKLSQAIQLDDNQIDAHYYLGKLFEQEGNVKDALIQYSHGIEIAKRSDKIKRDLNEIYRNAGLSNVAESNEPTPELTKKAKRK
- a CDS encoding tetratricopeptide repeat protein, which produces MEKVKNLKVITLVLVSLIVLSFTSVCAQSEEGKLKDVSEAAKLNSEGIGLLQKSEVLDARKKFESAHDKDPLSPEYPNNIGFTYLLLKDEEKAELFFKKSLEIDPDFFRAHYNLGVLYQKKENVSKALEYYKTATENNPNFPEARYNLALMYMRKGDKKKAIESFEIFIKIASPEMKQPVQDAKVRISELSK
- a CDS encoding MORN repeat-containing protein, with the protein product MKRFKLPLNRRHLIFATLGIAATLVILILYVTYNRAKCTSGDCDTGFGVLELKDGTYYAGGFLNHRFHDYGILKHISGEKYEGYWHRGEKSGKGKIYYADGAFYEGNFRRNIKHGEGYYVWSDGTKIAGFFVDGEPQGKCTLTLPNKLTLIGEYNRGIVINGEGIYIYDDQSRYIGNWKNGKRNGKGTLLSPTGEIVNSGTWKNDAFQGN
- the amt gene encoding ammonium transporter is translated as MSVQKNLLDILWVLVCSGLVLMMQGGFLVLESGLTRAKNSINVAIKNIADFGVATLLFYLFGFGIMFGSSFYGILGTNLFLPTFPKDNAWPPTFFLFQLMFCGTASTIVSGAVAERLKFPSYLLATALISGIIYPIVGHWVWGGTFIETSRGWLEKLGFHDFAGSTQVHSVGGWVSLALLLVVGPRLGRFTEGEPSKSVTGSNLPLAMLGGIILWFGWMGFNGGSTLAFNGSVPIVILNTIIASGFSMMVALFLTWFVKGYPEAISPLNGSLAGLVAITASADCVEPAQAAIIGMISGGLTIPAEKILERWKIDDAVGAVPVHLVGGLWGTIAVGIFGDIEKLGATNGRGDLILIQLFGAVVIGLFAFVVAFIIFNGINRIYRLRVDETEERIGLNISEHKATTELIDLFLSMDYQHKTGDLALDVPVEPFTEVGQIAERYNLVLGKVRTTLKENEDSRIEIANAYEKVRNEQERAEKLLLNVLPKAIAEELKEKQGLIANSYPEVSVLFADIVGFTQISSGMKPEAVVRILNEIFSYFDVLAEKYRLEKIKTIGDAYMAVAGLPAPDPYHSLLATHMAWDMKSLLSRLKLGKSGSRLSMRIGINTGPVVAGVIGTKKFIYDIWGDAVNLASRMESHGLPNEIQITESTANLIQSDFVLEDRGEIEVKGKGKIKTFLVKQRIREPEASLPYFQFAT
- a CDS encoding DUF167 domain-containing protein, yielding MKLTVKVKPNNKKPGLEFISETDCIARIKSPPVDGQANEELILLLSKHFHVPKKNITILSGLSSKTKLVSVLPKDLG
- a CDS encoding ABC transporter ATP-binding protein — translated: MKKPNILLETKNLGKTYQVGEVPLVALHSVNLKFNQGELTVMLGASGSGKSTLLNILGGLDTATTGEVLFHGKTLALENDEGLTKYRRNHVGFVFQFYNLIPSLTAEENVRLVTDLSDKSMAPLEALTLVKLADRKNHFPAQLSGGEQQRVAIARAIAKRPELLLCDEPTGALDFKTGRIVLEAITGINQNLGTTTVVITHNESIAQIADRIILVKDGTIVSDSVNHHKKPVSEVSW
- a CDS encoding ABC transporter permease, with product MSIQGLTVGLVIAAGISYFSASWAAYFSLMDAKLNFYSKHNLCEGFVYLNRAPTYIETKIAELQGISDFETRISKEIVLDFPNEVYPSAAQLISLPEHTNTLYLKKGFLPKQNQDVVISENFANANQLEPGSILSSIIGGKRVFLHVTGVGLSPEFVYVFRPGNPMPDDKHYGIIWMKREAMEANFNFEGAFNQIIFHFASEGQERLRMMRDLDALLDEFGGMGSKERKSLPSDSFLNDEFRQLRTTAVFLPGIFLAIAAFLLHIISNRMISKEREQIATLRALGYTSRDVAIHYLKLISFITAISSVLGVIVGYFLGNAMTDLYGRFYKFPQLVSIFPASLALFSFSFGILIGGLGTVISLRSIIQLDPAQAMRPAPPGTYTISFWETWITNLRTIQRMVLRNLFKRPTRTALTILGLSTSIMIMIIGNFIQDTVGTLLDLQFNTIQRETLTLVFRIPVEDSILFELKEKKGVFLAEGQRSIPIKISKNRKSKDTILTGISEGSGLRRILNHDLHPIDIPVYGIMMNTDLATRMGIQKGESIIIETLDGEKRKIEVTVSAFANEILGQGVFINRNNLNRMLDEGSLINLALLKTDPLEDKNLIEEFKDNPLVIGLFSKSAILTGFKEVMQRSLQSTSIVILIFTIIISIGVIYNTAMITLSERIYELGSLRILGFSLKEVFEIIAWELTWQILIAIPIGCLLGNKVANLILNVNETEGFKIPVVIYPSTYYYSILLAVFTAGISFIIVYQKLKTMDLLSVLKVRE
- a CDS encoding efflux RND transporter periplasmic adaptor subunit encodes the protein MTKENILEFIKTKNAKVTIGVILFFGFTFLILKKDPKPVEIAITKQDVYKQILSVQGKTKVKELYTAYAPVNGVMRRVELHAGDKVSKGMTLLTVDWDIVKTVKASSNGQILKVYRESAGPVTMGERILDYGDVSKIAVSAFVLSEDMPDLDLKDKVLLTGFGEHILEGQVSIIEPSAITKISSLGVEEQRVPILIEFIPPPGIGDGYELECKIVLFEKPNAIIIPTSALFREDGKWAVFTVEKKKAKLRFVEVEHQSEGVSMIKNGLSVGESVILYPGDTVVNGTKVIPE